AATGCCATTGGAGAGCAAATATACATCATTTCCCCAGACTTTATGTGTCCAGTGGAAAAATGCTTATGCTCTCTGTTGGTTAGACTGTATCCTGTCAGCTTTGGTGCACTCCGAAGAATTAAAGAACACCGTGACTGGACTGTGCTCAAAGGAGGACTCTATATTCTGGCGGTTGTTTACAAAATATAATCAAGCAAATACACTTCTGTATACCAATCAATTGAGTGGCGTTAAAGGTTGGtactagtatttttatttatttatttatttatttatttatttggaggcagggtcttactctggcacccaggctggagtgcagtggcatgatcacgtctccttgcagccttgacttcccctGCTCAaatgagcctcccacctcagcctcccaagtagctggaactacgttcgtgcaccaccatacccagctaagacAGTGAGATGGGGgcctcactatcttgcccaggctggactcgatttcctgggctcaagcacccttcctgccttggcctcccaaagtactccctgtaggcatgagccaccattccagCCTATTTGCCTTTAATTCTTGAAAACGTTAATGTTGAGTTTTGTCTCCCAGCATGTGGGAAAGATGTCAtcctttgcttctgttttctggagGCCTGGGAGCAAGGAGCCCGGGAACAGTATCACGAAGCTTGAGATAACCAGTGACATTATCCTGACAGCCCCaaagtcagtcttttttttttttaagttctggggtacatgtgcagaacatgcagttttgtcacataggtatccatgtgccatggcggtttgttgcacccatcaacccgtcacctacattaggtgtttctcctaatgccatccctccccaacccctccactccccagcaggccccagtgtgtgatgttcccctccctgtgtccatgtgttctcattgttcaactcccacttatgagtaagaatatgtggtgtttggttttctgtccttgtgttagtttgggttggttctaagtctttgctattttttttttttttttttttttttttgagatggagtctcactgttgcttaggctggagcgcaatggcataatctcagctcactggaacctccgcctcccaggttcaagcaattctcctgcctcaacctcccgagtagctgggactataggcgcctgccaccaggcccggctaatttttgtatttttcatagagacagggtttcaccatgttggtcaggctggtctcgaactcctgacctcatgatctgcctgccttggcctcccaaagtgctaagattacaggcgtgagccaccacgcccggcctaggcAGTCTTTTTCAAAACTGTGAGGCTGTGCTTGTATCTTACTTAGCCTGTCAGGATAATAGTGGTTAGTTTTAAGTGTACTGAAAAGCAGAATGAAGAAGTGAATAAAAATCATCCATAATCACACAACCTCCTAAGATCTCTTGTCACCCTAAGggatatgtttttcattttattctctgtaAAATAGGATACTTATGAACCCACCTCCCAACGTATGAAGAATTAAGACATTCCCAATAATTTAATTTACCTCTGTGTTCCTCTCATCCCATTCTCTACCTCCCCCAATAAGTAATCATTATCTGAGTGTGTTTTATCATTCCATCTTTTCTCAGTTTTCCTTACATGTATATATCTAAACAGTATACAGTAGTCTCCCCTTATCACAGTTATACTTTTCTTGGTTTCATTTAACCCAAGGTCTGAAAGTAGATGAGTATAGTACAGTaatatattttgagagagagagagagacaccacaTTCATGTAACTTTCATTACAgtgtattgttataattgttctattttattattagttgttgTTAATCTTACTACGCCTAATTATAAAACTTGATCATAGGTATGTAGTTAAAGGAAAAAGCATTATGTGTAAAGGGTTTAGTTACTATCCAAGGTTTTAGGCATCCAGTGGGGTCTTGGAAGATATCCTTCTCAGATAATGGGGGAcggatagtactgaaccctgtATATATAGTGTTTTTCCCTATACCTACATAATTACGATCAAGTTTaattaagaataaattaaatgtgggccaggtgcagtggctcacacctgtaatcccagcactttaggaagctgaagcgggcagatctcctgaggtcgagagttcaagaccagcctggccaacatggtgaaaccccatctctactaaaaaatataaaaattgactgggcgtggtggcacacgcccatagtcccagctactctgggaggctgaggcaggagaattgcttgaacccgggaggcagaggttgaacaatcacttgaacctgggatcacaccactgcattctagcctgcctgggtgatagagtgagactctatctcaaaaaaaaaaaaaggtaaagtaaGTGTGGCTCAACATGTTGCTGCCAATTGGAACACTTGTTTCTTATTGtgtcttccacccacaaattGAATGCTTTTTCCATCTTAACACTACTTATCAGGCACTGTGGCCATAAGTTTAGCAGTTGAGATGCAACAGCAAAATTAGCaccaatttctttttccttcttcacagttTCAAGGATAAGAGATTTGTTCTTAGCTCTCAGCAACctcagcatatgatttttttctttaagttgagAACTTTGACTTTTTCACTTAAAGAAGCATtttacagcttctctttggcgtatctgaattgccagcatcactatgCTTGTGCTTTGGGGCCTTTTTTAAGTCAAATAAGGGTTCCTTGAACACGAGCACTGCAACACCATGGCAATAGATCGCGTCAccaagatggctactaagtgaacCACAGGCAGGGAGTGTAGACAGCTTGGATACACTGGACGAAGGGAAGATTCACGTTGCCAATGGAAGACAGCAGGACAGCAAGAGAGTTCATgatgctactcagaatggcatgAAATGTAAAGCTTTTAaattgtttctggaattttccatttaatattttcagaccatggttgaCTTCGGGTAACTGAAATCATAGGAAGCAAAACCACGGATGAAGAGGGGCCACTTTGTATTGCCTAATTTAGTTTGTTGTGAACTTTAAACAAGGGGGTTGTACAGTAAGTCTTCTGGgacctttttttcttgtaaaaatttATGGGGCTGCTTGTAGTTGTGGCTCATTGATTTTTCATTGCTATATAATACttctattttgtaaatataaCAGTATATTCGTCTCCCTGTCAGTGgacagttggtttttttttttttttttttttgccattgtaAATGCTGCTGCTGTGACCATTTGGGGGCAAGTCTCCTGAGGCACAGTATGAGAGTTTCCCTTCTGTATACCAGAGGAATGGAAAATTACAGACTCTCATGTCTAAATTTACAAGATAATGACagtagttttccaaagtggttgtaccaatcAGTTCTCCCATTAGCAGTGTATGTAAGAGCTCTTCCTGATCCATATATTCTCCTTGGTTTATTTTCACACTTGAGATTTTTGCTCTTTGATATAAAATGGTCTGTGACCTTGATTTGCCATTTCCACATTTTGAAAAGGTTGTTGGCTCTATGTGTATATATTGCTCATATTTGTTccctcttctgtgaaatgcctTTTGTATCTTATCCCTATTTGTTCTATTGATTGTCACGTTTTAATTGATTTGTCTGAGTTTGTTCTTGTATCTTTGTTGCTAGAGTTACGTCAGATGTTTTGCTGAATCTGCTCCCAACTTGCAGCTggtgtttttactttttcaaagctATCTTGATTTATAGGGAAGTCTTTACCTTTCCATTTGGAGCTAGTAATGTTTGTGgccttttaaagaaattattgctATTCCCAAGGTCAGAAAATCATTCACCTAGATTTTCATTGAAAAGTTATAGTTTTGCTTTTGACATTGAAATTCCTCTTTCAGTTGGAATTCATATTGATGTGTGGTATGAGGTaaggatcctttttttttccatttgcatagCCAGTTTTTGTAGCTCTACTTTATTTTCTCACTTGGTCTGCCATGCCACCTCTAGCATGTATCAACATTTCATGTATGTGTGCAGCTGTTCCTTAACTCTCAATTTCATCCTCTTGGTTACTTTGTCTAACCCAGCActcatactttttaaattattatggcTACCTTGTAGGGCAAGAATCCTTACTTTTATTCAGCTTCTTTTGAAGTGTcttgatacatattttttctgaTCTTACTTGGCCATATATATTTTGGGGACAGATGTGACATCATACCAAGCTTTCTTTGCTTGACATTGTGGgtattttcttattcattaatGTGCTAAAAATTTTGAGTTGGTCTTACAGTCTTTTATATGGATCTTACACATTGTTTCCCTGTTGTTAACCATTCAGGCTGTTACTAGTTTTTGCTGTTATGAATTAACACCAGGACAAATATCCATATATCTTTTGAATTCATTACTTGACTAGTATCCTAGGagagatattaaaatatgaatattaaaggTCTTGCTGAATACAGTTTTCCAGAATGGTTGTACCgatatataattccattttcattatgtagaaaaaaatacCTCAGTGCTTTCTAACCACCTTTGGTTAGAACATTCAAGAGGTTATGGTTTTGTTAGGTAAGAAATACTTTGTTTCAATGTAGGTTTTCTTTAAACCTTTTTGTATGTGTCAGTCATTTACAgttttttgcagtttttaaaattcaatttctcaCAAGCATTTTTGCCTTgacttttcttctatttctgcttTCTCTAATTACAGGAACCCCAGTGTTAAGTAGGTGACAGTTCCGTTGTTTGTTGCAGAAGAGCAACAGTTCAATATTAGAATTAACTTTCGTTTCATGTTTTTATCTGTTACTAATTTTTTACagaataattttagtttttataatctGGTTGTTAATTATGTGTTTGAGCTGCATTACTTTGCAGTGTAAGTGTTTTTTGGTGTGGTCAAATAACAAAAATTCTGGTTAATGCTTATTTCATATTACAAGCGAATCCAGATATTTTCATTAGGGAAACGTATAAGCAGAGTGCGATCAGGCTGTATGAATTATTTATAAGAGATGTGAGTGAAAAGATCTGTTTGTAGCTTAAGAGTAAGTAGAGTCAGATGCATGCACAgtcttttattcaaaataattttcttactaATCTTGGATAGTTTCTTGTCACAGTGATTCCATTTTGAAGATAATAAATATTACCATAAAGAAGTGATCCAAAACATAGATATGTGCCCAAAGGTATTTATCACAATAgtatttataatagtgaaaaaagaaacaactaaaatgttTGGCAATAGGAGAATGATTACTAAAGCAGTGTTTCGGCTGAgtatagtggcatgcgcctgtaagcccagctactccggaggttgaggctgcaagattgcttgagcccaggagttcatgaccagcccaggcaacatagcaagaccctgtctacaaacacaaacacacacacaaacaagtgCTATGTTTCAGTCACTGTATAATAACTagccagttttttgttgtttttgttctgtttttgtttttgtttttgttttgagagagtgtctcacttgcccaggctggagggcagtagtgagatcatggctcactgcaccctgtAGAACCCTAaccctcctgggctgaagcgatcctcctacctcagcctcctgagtagctgggactacaggtgtgtaccaccatacccagctttctttttaagagataggggtgtcactctgttgcccaggttggtcagAGGTTTTAATGAAGCAAATTTGTGTAGACAAAGCAGGATGTGGAACCAAATAAACACTATGTTGCCACTGAAGACCCCTTCAGACTCCTCAAAAATGACATAGAAGGGAAATATACGAGGTATTAGTTTGGGAAATAATTGTAACTTTATTAAGACTCCTTATAAATTTATCTGTTCCTATGACCTGGCTAAGTTCAATAAAAGTTACACAgagtggaataaatgaataaatcatttGTAGTATAAGTAATTGCACATAAGGAGGTAACTTCTTTAGCTGTTTTAGATATAGACATAGCATCTGAAAGGTTATTTTGCTATACCTGTGATTATATGGGTGAGAAAGGCTTTCCCCGAGATTTTACCCATTAGGTAAGTACTAATGATATTGTGCTGATAACATACATTAAGGGAATATATGGTATACCACAGAGAAAGAATTAAGGAAATTTggtgttttgctttttgtctctgtttgcagaacTTACTGACTCAGCTTTCATTCTTGGGAATGTCTCAGTTTTCTGTGGCAAGATACACATCGATGAGGAATTGATaatgttctttgtattttcttagatGGAGATTGTAAAAAACTTACCTCAGAAATATTTGCAGAGATAGAGACCTGTCTGAATGAAGTTAGAGATGAAATTTTTATTAGCCTTCAACCCCAGCTTAGATGCACATTAGGTAAGTAATTGGTATAACTTGCTCGTATTATACTCATCTACCATTTAGAAATACGTACATCATAAGGAAGTATAACACTGTTTGATTACCTTGGATGATCATCTTCTTGGGAGAGAGAATCTGAGTGGTCTGACTTAGGAATCTACCACTGGGTAGGTTATTGTAGGGCAGAGCCGTTCTATATAAATATGCAGGCTGGTGTTCCCCCTCTTGAGAGTGGGTGCTGTTCTCAGAACCAGGAGAATTTTAGGGGCATATCATTAGTTGCTTCTCTAGTACGTTTCCTAGCAGACAGATCTAGCATTTTTAACCTCAATTGTGCATTAAAAAGCACCGAGGGAATTTAAAAGTAAATGCCAATGCTAGGGGCATTTGAATTAGAATCTCAGGGATGGGGCTCAGGAAATCAGTAATTTTTAGAAACCCCACATGATTGTTAAATGTACACAGGGTTTAGAATCTCATCTAAACCAACCATAGTAATTCTGTTTCCCTACCGTGATTGCTTTAGGAATGGACATGTGGTACAGTTTTGGCCAGTGGATATTAAGAGAAATATGCTGATGGCATTTTGAGAAAGCTTCCTCGCCTTTAGAAAGGGCACAAGGATGGGACCTCTTTGTTCTCTGTGACTTGGTTTTTGGCCTGTGGGAGTGGTGTGCAGCAAGTGAGTTAGAGTCTGACCAAACCTTTCTAAATGTCTTTAGTATTACAGAAAGGagctgtggggttttttgtttgtttttgttttgaaagggctttttgttttattttccttttatccttGTATTAACTCTTCTAGTAATGTTAGAGTAGCAGAGTACGATACTCCCTCTTAGTAATTACCCATATTATGTAAAGTATCAGTGCCTTCTAGTTTTTCTCTCAATGAGTGACATTTaacttatattaaaaaatgatttatatattttataataaaatcagTTGTTGCAACTGATTTATCTAGCATGTACAAAAGACACCATGCTTCCAGATcattataaaatatgatattttataatatattgacaatatatttataacatatttatatacttatacagccgggcacggtggctcacgcctgtaatcccagcactttgggaggccgaggcaggcggatcacaaggtcaagagatcgagaccatcctggccaacatggtgaaatccggtatctactaaaaatacaaaaattagctgggtgtgatggcatgtgcctgtagtcccagctactcaggaggctgaggcaggagaatcgcttgaacctgggagacaggtttcagtgagccgagattgcaccactgcactccagcctggggacagagtgagactctgtctccaaaaaaaaaatatatatatgtatatgtgtgtgtgtatgtgtgtatatatatatatatatatataatatatctggAAGCATGGCGTCTTTTGTACATGCTGGACAGCTTTTGACATATTTCTTTGACTCATGCTTCTGTCCcctaattttcacttttttcctacattttattaaaattgatatataattattgtatatctgctttgtttttatggacttatacatatatatttattctgtttttataaaaatctgatttttcatATGCCAGATTTCTGACATTTCCTCCTCTAGGCCTAAAGAACTGTTCTAATTTATGTATCAGATAGACTCTGAGATgaaatgaatattcttttttctttatatcaaaGTGTAATTTACATATAGTGAGACCCTTTTTAAGCGTGTACAGCTCTGTAACCCTCACTATAGTCAAGATATAGGACTCTGTCACTCTAAAACTTTTCACCAGGCTCCTTGTGGTTAACCAGGTTCATCACCCCCAGCCACTGATCTGTTGAGCGAATACTCATTTCGAAGGAGCCTTTTCCATAAGATCCTAGAGTTTAGATGGAGGGGCTTTTGTGGTGCATTTAGCAGGTACCATTTCCCTTCTAGAGTCCCTACTTCAGTTCCCAGTTGAATTAAAGAATGGTTTCTCCCCCAGCCTGAATCACTACCCTTCTTATCCCAGATAATTATTTTTGGAACGAAGTTACATCTTTTGCTCCACCTCCGCCATGGGCCTGGTTTTCTATGTAacagaaggaatttttaaattattattttgtgtaatCATAATAATTGGGCAAGCATACAGCTCTTTCAATGCAGGAGGATTCCTCTCTTGTTTTACTGCCCATTCAAGGATAGGTGCTATATTTTAGCTGAAGATCTTACTAATTAAATATAACTTATTTAACCATGTGTTTTGAGCtcttttatgatattttaattcACGGAGAACTTTATGTATTTTAGACCTGAAGATTTTATATTGTGATTATGAAATGtaaattgtttgctttttcaattaatatttacttaCAATAGAATGCGGATTTAAAGGCTGGTAATGAATTACAAAATTGTGCTATATGACATACTATTTATGCATACAGTGttgcatattttcatttctgggagatttatttgtatttctacttacaaaaaaactttttaaaacttgttttatggctgggcccggtggctcacacctgtattcccagcactttgggaggcggaggcaggtggatcacctgaggtcaggagttcaagatcagcctgactaacatggtgaaaccctgtctctactaaaaatacaaaaaattagtcaggcgtggtgtaggagcctgtaatcccagctactcgggggtgctgaggcaggagaattgctggaacccaggaggcagtggttgcggtgagctgagatcgcgccaccgcactccagcctgagcaacaagtgcgaaactctgtctcaaaataaataaataaataaataatacaaactttttttatgtttttgttcaaAAGTAGCAGTGAGACTGTCCCACAAAGGTGACTAAAATAGCCTTTGTAACTACCGATATTTATAGAATATGCTTAGGGTTAGGGTATAACTTGCTTGTATTATACTCATCTACCATGTAGAAATACGTACATCATAAGGAAGTATAACACTGTTTGATTACCTTGGATGGTCATCTTCTTGGGAGAAAGAATCTGAGCGGTCTGACTTAGGAATCTACCACTGGGTACGTTATTGTAGGGCAGAGGCGTTCCCTAGAAATATGCAGGCTGGTGTCCCACCTCTTGAGAGTGGGTGCAGTTCTCAGAACCAGGAGAATATTTAGGGGGCAAGTTGTTAGTTGCTTCTTTAGTACTTTTCCCAGTAGACACATCTACCATTTTTAACCTCAACTGTGCATTGAAAAGCACCAAgggaatttaaaagtaaataccaATCATAGGGACATTTGAATTAGAATCTCAGGGATGGGGCTTAGGAAATCAGTAATTTTTAGAAACTCCACATGATTGTTATTACTTAGGTAATAACACCTACTGTCTGCCTTGTGGTCCTGCCAAGGTGACTGTTCCAGGCAACTGTAGTTCCAGGCTAGGGGGAGAACTGGACCATGGAAGTGAGGCTCTGTCCAGGTTAGGGAAGGCATGGAAGGACTCAGTCTCTTGGGCCAAATCAGTAAGGGAGCATCTGAGCTCCTTGAGAATAGGAAGGAGAGAAACCAATtggaaaaaagaatgtaagagaAGCATGTAGATTCTGCTACTTAGCTTACTTTCCAGTCTCAAAGCTGAAAGCCAACATTCACTGTTCAGTTATTTTCAGTGACAAGATTCAAATCTTCAATCGTAAAGTTGTTAAAGGAAAGGATTAGACTGAAAAGTTAGGAAGAACGGTAGATGAAGAGTCCAAAGAGTTGAGGCTGGTCATTTAACCATTGTGTGGCCACACCCTTTCCACAGGTGGAACAAGATGATCAGAATAGAAATGGCCAATTCTGGTGTGTTTCTACAGTGTTTCACTGGTTACATTTTTTTAACATCTGTGGCAAACcatttccataattttttttctttttttagagacgggtgtcgctctgtcactcaggctggtatgcagcggcatgatcatagctcactgcagcctcaaattcctgggttcaaatgagcctcctgccttagcctcctgagtagcttggactacaggtgtgtggcaccactctcagctaatttatttcattttattttttgtagagacggtgccTCGCTATATTGGCTACGCTGGTCTCGAACGTCATAGAAACTGGTTTTAGGTTCCTAGAGGCTGGCAGCAATTCTCGGAGGTAAtgcaagcagtcctcctgccttggcctcccagtgtgctgggattacaaggtgtgagccaccacacctcatcaatttttgttttaatatactCTAAGGCTATTATAGTtccaagatctttttttttttcctgagaaatctAGAAAGATGGAAGACAGTATGggtcttttgtgtgtttttttggtcTTAAGACATTTTCATAAATGTCtgccaaggaaaaggaaagagatcgaagtgttaattaaatatttatgatggacatttttagagaaatgctTTATAAACTTCCCCTCTCCCAGCTCTGGGTGACTTATTCTGTCATACTGTATTAACACATATTCATGCTGTAAATATAGTAAGAAAAGACAGTAGTTCAcaattttggtttaatttttgcCATTATTGATTATGAGcagtaatttttccttttctttttgaaggTGATATGGAAAGCCCTGTGTTTGCATTTCCCCTGCTCTTAAAACTAGAACCCCACATTGAGAAGCTCTTCCTATATTCTTTTTCTTGGGACTTCGAATGTTCGCAGTGTGGACACCAATATCAAAACAGgttagtttcttttgttttttaaaatgggtCCTTCTAGTTTCTCCACCACAGGTTAAGAGAACAATTTGAGCACCAGACACTGCAGTTTGATTGCTTCTTTAAACTGGAAGGGTCAGAACCTCATGGTTTGATAGACTGGTAGTAGGAGATTTCTTAAGGAGTTCTTCAGTGGGAAATAGGGACGATGAGAGGAATAGTACACCTCCCTTCTCCAGAGTCCTTGC
This genomic window from Macaca fascicularis isolate 582-1 chromosome 17, T2T-MFA8v1.1 contains:
- the USPL1 gene encoding SUMO-specific isopeptidase USPL1 isoform X10, which produces MATTKDPATVDVSGTGGPSPQNEGCTSKPEMPLESKYTSFPQTLCVQWKNAYALCWLDCILSALVHSEELKNTVTGLCSKEDSIFWRLFTKYNQANTLLYTNQLSGVKDGDCKKLTSEIFAEIETCLNEVRDEIFISLQPQLRCTLGDMESPVFAFPLLLKLEPHIEKLFLYSFSWDFECSQCGHQYQNRHMKSLVTFTNVIPEWHPLNAAHFGPCNNCNSKSQIRKMVLEKVSPIFMLHFVEGLPQNDLQHYTFHFEGCPYQITSVIQYRANNHFITWILDADGAS